The genomic window GTAAGGATACCAAAAAAGCAAATGCAGCATTCACAGGGTTGGGTAAAACTCGAAGAATAATATTAAGCGATACAATGCTAAATGAATTTAGCTTAAGCGAAATAAAAACAGTATTTGCACATGAACTTGGACATTATGTGCATAAACATATAGTTAAGAATATAATGTTAAGTGGAATCATAATTATTGTTTTATTTTATGTATGTTCGTATTTGTATGAAATAACATTGCACAGTGCTGGTTATTCACACAGATATGATATACAGGCCATGCCAATACTTGCTTTTTATCTTTCTGTTTTAAGCTTATTGCTTATGCCGCTCCTCAATACCCTTTCGCGGTATTATGAAAAACAGGCAGACAAATATGCACTCAAAATAACTGATGATCCTGAATCGTTTATTTCAACAATGGAAAAGCTTGCTGCCATGAATCTTTCGCAAAAGGAGCAACATCCAGTGATAGAATTCTTCCTTTATAGCCATCCAACAATTGCCAAACGGATTGCATTAGCAAAGAACTACAGGTTGATCTCTGCGTGATTGTATTGTTCCAATGATATATGCGTGTTCGCCGTGTTGAGTAAGGATCTTTATAAGTGTCTCGGCTTCATTTTGTGCTACAACACACATCATGCCTACACCCATATTAAATGTTGTGAACATTTCCTTTTCTTCAATTTTTCCTTCACGTTGTAGTATTTGAAATATTGGTGGAACAGGAAATGATTTTTTTTCAATATATGCAGCAGTATTGTGTGGCAATATACGGGGGATATTCTCGTAGAAACCCCCGCCAGTAATATGAACCAGCCCCTTAATAGTAACTGTCTCCAATGCTTTTAAAATTGGTTTTACGTAAATTCGTGTTGGTTCTAGCAAAACTTCGCCTAATGGTTTGGGGAGGTCATCAAATTTTGTTGTGATGGTATATTTTTTTATATCAAAAAGTAATTTGCGTACAAGAGAATAGCCATTGGAATGAATCCCGGATGAAGCGACGCCTATAATCACGTCGCCAGGTTGAATTGTGCTCCCATTGATGATACGCTGCTTGTCAACCACACCAACGCTAAAACCCGCTATATCGTAATCGTCTGGTTGCATAACGTTAGGGTGTTCAGCAGTTTCGCCACCTATGAGGGCACAATCTGCCATTTTGCAGCCTGTGGCAATGCCAGTAATTACATCAACAAGCACATCTTCGTGAAGCTTGCCACATGCCAAGTAATCCAGGAAAAATAATGGTTTTGCACCTGTAACTACAATATCATTTACACACATTGCAACGGCATCAATGCCAATGGTTGTATGTATGTTCATCATTTGCGCAATTTTTAATTTTGTTCCAACTCCATCGGTACTGGATACCAGTACTGGTTCATTATATTGTTTAAATGTGGCATCAAACAGCGCTGCAAATCCACCAATATCAGTTAAAACTTCTTTTGTAAAAGTATCCTTTACTATTGTGCTTATTCTTTTTACAAACCTGTTGCCACCTTCAACATCAACCCCTGAATCTTTATATGTTATACCCATAATGACCTCTTTATGCTTTAATGAAAAATATTGAATGGTTAATTATGATTGGTGAATTCTAAATGGTAAATCATCATTTTTAATGATTATTAAAAAAAATTGCCATATTTGGTATTTTACCTCTTGCATGATAATTGAAGAATAAATATTGCTAAAATCAGTTAAGGCAATTTGTCAATAAAGAAAAATTATAAAACATACAGATAGTTATTAAAAATGTTTTTTAAGGAAAAAAGCCAAATTATACATAATTTTATATATAATTTATTGCTTGCAATTAAATCATAGATATTATCATATTGTAATATAATGTGACACAATATTTAATTGCTGAGTCACATAAAATTGAAATAAGTTATGTGGGGATAAAGAGTATGTAGTAAACTATACTCCTATGACCCAATAACGTATATAATTGCAATAGGGGGAGGTTTTGTATGAAAGATGCTAAAAAAGATCAGTTATGTTTGGAAAGATATAAAGAATTGCTTCCAAATCTTGCAGATTATGTTGCCTTATATGCCAAAAAAAAGCCAAAGGAGATAGCTATTATTGAACATAATACTGGCGAAAAGGTAACCTGGAAGCAATTTAATACATCAGTGTCGGCCTTTGCTGCAAAGCTACTTTCAATTGGATTGAAAAAAGGCGATATAGTGGCAACCAGCCTGCCTTTG from Spirochaetota bacterium includes these protein-coding regions:
- the purM gene encoding phosphoribosylformylglycinamidine cyclo-ligase gives rise to the protein MGITYKDSGVDVEGGNRFVKRISTIVKDTFTKEVLTDIGGFAALFDATFKQYNEPVLVSSTDGVGTKLKIAQMMNIHTTIGIDAVAMCVNDIVVTGAKPLFFLDYLACGKLHEDVLVDVITGIATGCKMADCALIGGETAEHPNVMQPDDYDIAGFSVGVVDKQRIINGSTIQPGDVIIGVASSGIHSNGYSLVRKLLFDIKKYTITTKFDDLPKPLGEVLLEPTRIYVKPILKALETVTIKGLVHITGGGFYENIPRILPHNTAAYIEKKSFPVPPIFQILQREGKIEEKEMFTTFNMGVGMMCVVAQNEAETLIKILTQHGEHAYIIGTIQSRRDQPVVLC